A window of uncultured Methanoregula sp. genomic DNA:
GACATCCAGCGCCTCCATGGCCTGTACGCATGCCAGCGACAAGCGTCGCTGGGCTCCATTCCAAGCATCGGGCGCCAGGGACTCTGGAACCTGCAAGGTCCAACGCAGCCGCGTGCCTGCAACGGCTGGGCCCACCGCGAGCCGCAGGTCGCCAACCGCACGCTCGATCTCACCCGCCAGCTGCGCCCAGTCGGCAAGGCCCCGGGCATGGCGCAAGCCCGCGGCGAGCAGGTCGCGCGCAAAATCCTGCCATTGCCCAGTGGACAACTGCAGTCCCAGGAACTGCACCCCCGTTTCATTGATCTGGTGCGCCTCGTCGAAAATCACCACCCGCACTGTGGGGAGCAGCTCAGCCATCCCTGACTCGCGCACGGCCATGTCGGCAAAGAACAAGTGGTGGTTGATCACCACCACATCAGCGGCCAGGGCCTCGCGGCGCGCGAGGTTCACGTGGCACTGGCGGAAATGGGCGCACGACGCGCCCAGGCAGTTCTCACGCGTGGAGGTGACCAGCGGGATGATTGGCGAACGCTCGTCAAGCCCCGCCAGCTCGGCCAGATCGCCCGAGCGGGTGGCGCGCGACCAGACCTCGACTTTGGCCAACACCCTTTGCACCTGACGCTCCTGCGCCGCCGTGTCCAGGCGCGCCTGCTCCATGCGGTGCAGGCATAGGTAGCTCGCCCGCCCCTTGAGCAACGCTGTTCGCACCGGAAGCGCCATACCGGCCACCAGTTGGGGAAGGTCGCGTGCAAAGAGCTGGTCTTGGAGGGCTTTCGTAGCTGTGGACACCAGAACCCGCTCGCCGCTGAGCAGCGCTGGCACCAGATAGGCAAAAGTCTTGCCCACCCCCGTGCCGGCCTCAACCACCAAGCAGCCGCCGTGCTCAATGGTTTGCGCCACCGCATCGGCCATGCACATCTGGCCTTCGCGGGCACGGTAATGTTCGTCGATCTGCGCCAACACCCCTTCGGGACTGAACGCAGAGTGAACCGCTTCCTGCAAGCTCGTCATGCGGGCTCTGGTGGCTGCAGCGCGCGCTCCAGGCAGTCAATCTGATCGCGCAGCGCGAGACGCTGTTTCTTCAAACGCCGCAGCAGGAACTCGTCGGGCACCGGCTCCAGCACGCTACGGTCGATGCGGGCGTCTAGATCGGCGTGCGCCATGCGCAAATCAATGAGCTGGCGCGAGGGGAAATGCAGGTTCGATTTCAAGACAGAAGGTTGCGGCAGGCGCGCAGTGCATGGCAAAAACACCACAAGCGGACGGATAATACGCGGTCTGGCGGCATCCCTCCCCGGAGTTTTGTCGCGTCGGCCCCCACAATCACCCCATGACCAAAGCGTTCCGCCTTATCGCTTCGACCGGCATCCACAAGGGTGACCGCGAATACCAACAAGACCAGGTGGCCCTGATCTCGCATGAACGCTACAACGGATGCGTGCTGGGGGTGGTCGCGGATGGCATGGGTGGGCGCAGCGGGGGCCGCAAGGCCTCCGACCAGGTGATGATGACGGCGCGCCAGTTGTTCGAACGCTATTCGCCAGAAACCGACGACCCGGCAGCCATGCTCAAGAACATGGTGGAAGAAGCGCATATCGTCATCCGCCTCACGGCCATTTCATCCGAACAAGAACCCCACAGCACGATCGCGGCGTTTCTTATCAACCCGCGGGGCGACTGCCATTGGGTCCATGCGGGCGATTCGCGCATTTACCACTTCGAAGGTGCGCGGCTGGCGTTCCGCACCAGCGACCACTCGTATGTGCAGGCGCTGGTCGATCGAGGCGAACTAAGCGAAGCAGAAGCCAACAACCACCCGCACTCGAACATCCTGGTGGGCTGCCTGGGTACCGAGAGCGATCCACCCATCACCACCCACGCCATCCCACAACTGCGGCCGGGTGACGTGCTGATGGCCTGCAGTGACGGGGTATGGCACTATTTTTCGCCCACGGAACTTGCGTCGGTGGTCGACTCGCTCTCGCCACGCGAGGCCACTGAATTCCTCATCGACAAGGCCCGCTCGCGCGCACGGGGCGGCGGCGACAACCTCTCACTGGTCATCGT
This region includes:
- a CDS encoding YdcH family protein, whose product is MKSNLHFPSRQLIDLRMAHADLDARIDRSVLEPVPDEFLLRRLKKQRLALRDQIDCLERALQPPEPA
- a CDS encoding protein phosphatase 2C domain-containing protein — encoded protein: MTKAFRLIASTGIHKGDREYQQDQVALISHERYNGCVLGVVADGMGGRSGGRKASDQVMMTARQLFERYSPETDDPAAMLKNMVEEAHIVIRLTAISSEQEPHSTIAAFLINPRGDCHWVHAGDSRIYHFEGARLAFRTSDHSYVQALVDRGELSEAEANNHPHSNILVGCLGTESDPPITTHAIPQLRPGDVLMACSDGVWHYFSPTELASVVDSLSPREATEFLIDKARSRARGGGDNLSLVIVKIEALVEEKKIARLVPVPGGKA